The following coding sequences are from one Dermacentor andersoni chromosome 5, qqDerAnde1_hic_scaffold, whole genome shotgun sequence window:
- the LOC126531633 gene encoding uncharacterized protein, whose product MLQDGEVVASKSNILQAEQPKQKLPRGNELSWNPTPVLVEISPASQPEQLVGVCEAANNNDRNCLQPALLASIAALMLTLIGAAYYVRVVSSAPCSSPACQRHRALLDANLNASVPPCRDFYAYVCGRWEAAHDLSVRDTIYKEFMTNVATMANRTTTPQQGQTAVQKAARLYQSCAHVHTQDYNHVSEARSVMENCGVRWPELTNTSRLLRIFFSMAWTWSWASVLQFIMRSNGSVIMRPSPFFWSVLSGRQRLLEKSAGEDHYRIYFDSMVAAFGSAGTRAYSYRQLRVLEDKVVPALKAALTTPNWTILEDSSLNAMVNKTQNPFQSSEWDSSMRSSFNFSEGSVLLVSVENVDFFNSFFALVKSESESVMAYYVGWVVAQALSLLTSSEIVTKYFVSDDALANREHALFCADIAHVYMGLAFYVGHLSREVTKRVMDDVQTIETTVQTALRRHLGSSPWFTAIPESMLKEAALVSSLRLLETPNATTLDDLYRLFPDMGDNVFDNVRLAAVARRLTVADTSMTELVSGGRARFCSYPAHGQFELLPAVLEKPFYELGDVAAVKYATLGGEVADAFSSAAFTGTADRKLQLAFTLKSACFFGSQVLLRHLEPEHIELVRRVTSLRLILGALAEATEGRLQTARLAGYEDWTDVELLLVFWCFIQCGGLNGRRKCNGPLTIVDEFARAFGCKPGDPMYSGRNCSIAW is encoded by the exons ATGCTTCAGGACGGAGAAGTGGTAGCCTCCAAGTCGAACATACTCCAGGCGGAGCAACCGAAGCAGAAGCTTCCACGCGGCAATGAACTGTCCTGGAATCCGACGCCCGTTCTGGTCGAAATATCCCCCGCGTCACAGCCCGAGCAGTTGGTTGGCGTGTGCGAAGCCGCCAACAACAACGATCGCAACTGCCTCCAACCTGCGCTGCTGGCGAGCATCGCGGCGCTCATGCTGACCCTTATTGGGGCCGCCTATTACGTCCGGGTGGTGTCCTCGGCCCCGTGCTCGTCGCCGGCCTGCCAGCGACACCGCGCGCTACTGGACGCCAACCTGAACGCGTCGGTGCCGCCCTGCCGGGACTTCTACGCATATGTCTGCGGTCGCTGGGAGGCGGCGCATGACCTGTCTGTCAGGGACACCATCTACAAAGA ATTCATGACCAACGTGGCCACTATGGCGAATAGGACGACAACTCCCCAACAAGGGCAGACCGCGGTGCAGAAAGCTGCCAGGCTGTATCAGTCTTGCGCGCACGTCCACACGCAAGACTACAACCACGTGAGCGAGGCACGGTCGGTGATGGAAAACTGCGGCGTGCGCTGGCCTGAGCTGACCAACACCTCGCGCCTTCTCCGCATCTTCTTCTCCATGGCTTGGACCTGGAGCTGGGCAAGCGTCCTGCAGTTCATCATGCGGAGTAACGGGAGCGTCATAATGAGGCCGTCACCTTTCTTTTGGTCCGTACTATCGGGAAGGCAGCGCTTGCTCGAGAAGAGTGCCGGCGAAGATCACTACCGGATATACTTCGACAGCATGGTTGCCGCATTCGGCAGCGCCGGGACAAGAGCGTATTCCTACAGACAACTCAGAGTGCTAGAAGACAAGGTGGTGCCTGCCCTGAAGGCAGCGCTCACGACACCGAACTGGACCATACTGGAGGACAGCAGCCTGAACGCGATGGTGAACAAGACCCAGAACCCTTTCCAGAGTTCTGAATGGGACAGCAGCATGCGGTCTAGCTTCAACTTCTCCGAAGGCTCGGTCTTATTAGTGAGCGTTGAGAACGTCGATTTCTTCAATAGCTTCTTCGCGCTAGTCAAGAGCGAGAGCGAAAGCGTCATGGCCTATTACGTCGGCTGGGTGGTCGCGCAGGCTCTCTCACTGCTGACCAGTTCGGAAATCGTCACGAAGTACTTTGTGAGCGACGATGCCTTAGCGAACAGGGAGCACGCGCTGTTCTGCGCAGACATCGCCCACGTGTACATGGGCTTGGCTTTCTACGTGGGCCACCTGAGCCGCGAAGTCACAAAGCGCGTGATGGATGACGTCCAGACCATAGAAACAACCGTGCAGACGGCACTTCGCAGACACCTCGGCTCGTCGCCTTGGTTCACCGCCATTCCCGAGTCTATGTTGAAAGAAGCGGCGCTGGTCAGCTCTCTGCGACTACTGGAGACTCCAAACGCCACGACGTTGGACGATTTGTATCGTCTCTTTCCAGACATGGGCGACAACGTGTTCGACAACGTCCGTCTCGCTGCCGTGGCTCGCCGGCTGACCGTAGCAGACACATCTATGACGGAATTAGTGAGCGGCGGAAGGGCACGCTTCTGCTCCTACCCCGCCCACGGTCAGTTTGAACTCCTGCCCGCAGTCTTAGAGAAGCCGTTCTACGAGCTAGGAGACGTGGCGGCCGTCAAGTACGCGACGTTGGGCGGCGAAGTGGCCGACGCCTTCTCTTCGGCCGCGTTCACAGGAACGGCCGACAGGAAGCTCCAGCTTGCATTCACGCTCAAGTCGGCCTGCTTTTTCGGGAGCCAGGTGCTGTTGCGTCACCTCGAGCCGGAGCATATCGAGCTCGTGCGAAGGGTGACTTCGCTCCGTCTGATCTTGGGCGCCCTGGCGGAAGCTACCGAGGGACGCCTGCAGACCGCCAGGCTTGCCGGCTACGAGGACTGGACGGACGTCGAGCTGCTTCTGGTCTTCTGGTGCTTCATTCAGTGTGGTGGTCTCAATGGCCGCCGAAAGTGCAACGGGCCGCTTACCATCGTAGACGAGTTTGCGCGCGCCTTTGGCTGCAAACCAGGCGACCCTATGTACAGTGGACGTAATTGCTCCATTGCGTGGTAA